Proteins encoded in a region of the Pseudomonas sp. GOM7 genome:
- a CDS encoding Bcr/CflA family multidrug efflux MFS transporter — translation MSAVANPQRLIVLLAALTAFGPLSIDLYLPSLPLIATDLQASEASVQLTISAFLAGLCLGMLLYGPLSDRFGRRPLLLFGIGLYVLASLGCAWADNAEQLVLCRFLQALGGAAASVLARTVVRDLFPLAAAARVLSLMHLVTMLATLVAPLMGSYLMLLAGWRALFLVLLSFAACCLVLVALGLPETHPPQQRGTSLARAFRAYGLMACAPNALGFILCMGLSFAGMFAFITASPFVYIQYFSVSPQGYGWLFALNIFGVILATMLNARWVPRFGPQRMLAWGTAVAAISGSGLALFGGLGLGGVYTVVICVVLYVSVTGLIGANCLASLLQRYPQQAGAAAGLAVALQFGLGMVFSALAGALHDGSAAPMCMLMGAAGIGSLMAFRLARATSRQTLA, via the coding sequence ATGTCCGCAGTCGCCAACCCGCAGCGCCTGATCGTCCTGCTCGCTGCACTGACGGCCTTCGGCCCGCTCTCCATCGATCTGTATCTGCCCAGCCTGCCTCTGATCGCGACGGATCTGCAGGCCTCGGAAGCCAGTGTGCAACTCACCATCAGCGCGTTTCTGGCTGGTCTGTGTCTGGGCATGTTGCTCTATGGGCCGCTTTCGGATCGCTTTGGCAGGCGTCCGCTGTTGCTCTTCGGCATCGGCCTCTATGTGCTGGCCAGCCTCGGCTGTGCGTGGGCCGATAACGCTGAGCAACTGGTGCTGTGTCGCTTTCTGCAAGCGCTGGGCGGCGCTGCCGCGTCGGTGCTGGCTCGCACTGTGGTGCGCGATCTCTTCCCGTTGGCGGCCGCCGCCAGGGTGCTGTCACTGATGCACTTGGTGACCATGCTCGCCACCCTGGTCGCGCCGCTGATGGGGAGCTATCTCATGCTGCTGGCCGGTTGGCGTGCGTTGTTCCTGGTGCTGCTGTCGTTCGCGGCCTGCTGCCTGGTGCTGGTTGCCTTGGGTCTGCCCGAGACTCATCCTCCCCAACAGCGCGGCACTTCACTGGCGCGGGCTTTCCGTGCTTATGGGCTGATGGCCTGTGCGCCGAATGCACTGGGCTTCATCTTGTGCATGGGGCTGTCCTTCGCAGGCATGTTCGCCTTCATCACGGCTTCGCCCTTCGTGTATATCCAGTACTTCAGCGTTTCACCGCAAGGCTATGGCTGGTTGTTCGCGCTGAATATCTTCGGGGTGATATTGGCCACCATGCTCAACGCTCGCTGGGTTCCACGTTTCGGGCCGCAACGCATGCTGGCCTGGGGCACCGCCGTGGCGGCGATCTCCGGCAGCGGCCTGGCTCTTTTCGGAGGGCTGGGCTTGGGAGGCGTATACACCGTGGTGATCTGTGTCGTGCTTTACGTCAGCGTGACCGGCCTGATCGGAGCCAACTGCCTGGCCAGCTTGCTGCAGCGCTATCCACAGCAGGCCGGTGCCGCCGCTGGCTTGGCGGTGGCTCTGCAGTTCGGTTTGGGTATGGTGTTCAGCGCCTTGGCGGGTGCGCTGCATGATGGCAGCGCGGCTCCCATGTGCATGTTGATGGGGGCCGCCGGGATTGGCTCTCTCATGGCCTTCAGGCTGGCCAGGGCCACTAGCCGCCAGACGCTGGCGTAG